Proteins encoded in a region of the Onychostoma macrolepis isolate SWU-2019 chromosome 20, ASM1243209v1, whole genome shotgun sequence genome:
- the LOC131527416 gene encoding claudin-20: protein MMPSSTMQMFAFILAVLGVVSATVATLLPNWKVSADVGSNIMTAISQMQGLWMDCTWYSTGVFSCSLKYSVLALPAYLQTARTTMVLSCMMATMGLCLAALGLKCTRWGGSYRSKGHTAISAGACFVIAGVLCLVPASWFTNEVITTFMDSKVPKSSKYEPGAAVYVAFVSAGFLLAAGVIFCLSCPGRRGGPLDSGSSHPDKPKQQKLRQEQPTRDQQKQQHREQQSQTDSPEQEESHREKLHQEKLQANDRQPEKSVPDRLNLEKDKQYHSPSRTRNQDAKAVYSLHDYV from the coding sequence ATGATGCCGTCTTCCACCATGCAAATGTTTGCCTTCATTCTGGCGGTATTGGGAGTCGTAAGTGCCACGGTGGCCACTCTGCTACCAAACTGGAAGGTGAGCGCAGATGTGGGCTCCAACATCATGACTGCCATATCGCAGATGCAGGGACTGTGGATGGACTGCACCTGGTACAGCACTGGAGTCTTCAGCTGCTCGCTTAAGTACTCGGTGTTGGCGTTGCCGGCTTATCTCCAGACTGCACGCACCACTATGGTGCTTTCCTGCATGATGGCGACAATGGGACTCTGCCTGGCCGCCCTAGGGCTGAAATGTACTCGCTGGGGTGGCAGTTATCGCTCTAAGGGACATACGGCTATTTCCGCAGGGGCTTGCTTCGTCATAGCAGGGGTCCTGTGTCTGGTGCCCGCATCCTGGTTCACCAATGAGGTCATCACTACGTTTATGGACTCCAAAGTGCCCAAAAGCAGCAAGTATGAGCCAGGCGCAGCGGTGTACGTGGCATTTGTATCGGCAGGATTCCTTTTAGCCGCAGGCGTAATCTTTTGCTTATCATGTCCTGGAAGAAGAGGCGGTCCATTGGATTCGGGCTCGTCCCACCCCGACAAGCCAAAACAGCAGAAGCTGCGCCAGGAGCAGCCGACCCGCGACCAACAGAAACAGCAGCACCGCGAACAGCAAAGTCAGACTGACTCGCCGGAACAAGAGGAGTCGCATCGAGAGAAACTACACCAGGAAAAGCTACAAGCGAACGATCGTCAGCCAGAGAAGTCGGTGCCGGACAGGTTGAACCTGGAGAAAGACAAGCAGTACCACTCTCCATCCCGAACCCGAAATCAAGACGCCAAGGCCGTCTATAGTCTGCACGACTACGTGTAA